The following proteins are encoded in a genomic region of Saccharopolyspora antimicrobica:
- a CDS encoding ring-cleaving dioxygenase, with the protein MSISTTGLHHVTAIGGNPQRNADFYLRTLGLRLVKTTVNFDDTGTYHLYYGDAEGRPGTLMTFFPWDGVEDGRQGAGQATTTAFSVPANSIGWWQQHLAAAGVPTSRITTSDEEDRLAFRDPDGLGIALVAHPQGDPRDPWDTALVPGEHAIRGLHSVTMTVAQEADTAATLVDDLGLRFLHQDGNRLRFAAGDGGPGALVDVQVEPDAPRGVVAGGTVHHVAWRVPDDATQQSWHDELEDKGYDVTSILDRQYFRSIYFREPGGVLQEIATDEPGFGVDEPLLELGRALKLPPWLEPDREQIRAALPALALPAENNPEFAGNR; encoded by the coding sequence ATGTCGATCAGCACAACCGGCTTGCACCACGTCACGGCCATCGGCGGGAACCCGCAGCGCAACGCCGACTTCTACCTGCGCACCCTGGGGCTGCGCCTGGTCAAGACGACGGTGAACTTCGACGACACGGGTACCTACCACCTGTACTACGGCGACGCCGAGGGCCGGCCGGGCACGCTGATGACCTTCTTCCCGTGGGACGGCGTCGAGGACGGCCGCCAGGGCGCCGGTCAGGCGACGACGACCGCGTTCTCGGTCCCGGCGAACTCGATCGGCTGGTGGCAGCAGCACCTCGCGGCAGCCGGTGTGCCGACCAGCCGGATCACGACCTCCGACGAGGAGGACCGGCTCGCCTTCCGGGACCCCGACGGGCTGGGCATCGCACTGGTGGCGCACCCGCAGGGCGACCCGCGAGATCCGTGGGACACCGCGCTGGTTCCGGGCGAGCACGCCATCCGGGGCCTGCACTCGGTGACGATGACCGTCGCGCAGGAAGCCGACACAGCCGCGACGCTCGTCGACGATCTGGGACTGCGGTTCCTGCACCAGGACGGCAACCGCTTGCGCTTCGCCGCGGGTGATGGCGGCCCGGGCGCGCTGGTCGACGTGCAGGTCGAGCCGGACGCCCCGCGCGGTGTGGTCGCCGGCGGCACGGTGCACCACGTGGCCTGGCGCGTTCCCGACGACGCCACCCAGCAGTCCTGGCACGACGAGCTCGAGGACAAGGGCTACGACGTCACGTCCATCCTGGACCGCCAGTACTTCCGCTCGATCTACTTCCGCGAACCCGGCGGCGTGCTGCAGGAGATCGCCACCGACGAGCCCGGGTTCGGCGTGGACGAACCGCTGCTGGAGCTGGGGCGTGCGCTGAAGCTGCCGCCGTGGCTGGAGCCCGACCGCGAGCAGATCCGGGCGGCGCTGCCCGCGCTGGCGCTGCCCGCGGAGAACAACCCCGAGTTCGCCGGAAACCGTTGA
- a CDS encoding bifunctional 4-hydroxy-2-oxoglutarate aldolase/2-dehydro-3-deoxy-phosphogluconate aldolase: MTAAEFFQRYSRIPVMAILRGYPPERTVELCLRAWEVGIELVEVPVMTAEHLPALRAAIAAGREAGRPVGAGTVITPEQVDDVASAGAAFTVSPGYDPEIAEAAARRGLAHLPGVATASEITSAVRNGHRWLKAFPAAQLGPAWITAQHGPFPDVAFVATGGINAANAGDFLAAGARVVAVGSALEDPAQLDALAVLASS, from the coding sequence ATGACGGCTGCGGAGTTCTTCCAGCGGTACTCCCGGATTCCGGTGATGGCGATCCTGCGCGGATACCCGCCGGAGCGGACCGTCGAGCTGTGCCTGCGGGCCTGGGAGGTGGGCATCGAACTGGTCGAGGTGCCGGTCATGACCGCCGAGCACCTGCCCGCGCTGCGCGCTGCGATCGCCGCGGGCCGCGAAGCGGGGCGCCCGGTCGGAGCGGGAACCGTCATCACTCCCGAACAGGTCGACGACGTGGCTTCGGCAGGTGCCGCGTTCACCGTTTCTCCCGGCTACGACCCGGAAATCGCCGAAGCCGCCGCTCGGCGCGGGCTCGCGCACCTGCCCGGGGTGGCGACCGCGAGCGAGATCACCAGTGCTGTGCGCAACGGTCACCGCTGGCTCAAAGCGTTCCCCGCGGCTCAGCTCGGTCCGGCGTGGATCACGGCTCAGCACGGCCCGTTCCCGGACGTCGCGTTCGTCGCGACGGGCGGGATCAACGCCGCCAACGCCGGTGACTTCCTCGCCGCGGGAGCCCGCGTGGTCGCGGTCGGATCAGCCCTCGAAGACCCCGCTCAGCTCGACGCCCTGGCCGTCCTGGCCAGTTCGTAG
- a CDS encoding molybdopterin cofactor-binding domain-containing protein: MSQPGTGAPAAGMGRRKFLGYLIGGTGLVAAANVGLLGSLGEANALTAPVPADLLDLNDVLTEAALPTSQLIKVEVHEDGTASFELPRAEVGQGITTSIAMIIAEELELPLEKVRVTLAPARPELLFNQLTGGSNTIFAMYTPVRVAAALAKQALLEAAAVLLGDTIGSLTAKAGEIIGSTGRVLPYGELVPKAAVPATTAREVELKPESEFRVVGTPQNRKDAYAAVTGQKQFAMDLEVEGALPAMVCRPPTIGGSAASVLNSAEVKAMNGVTHVEIVPSGVAVRAHTFGQCIDAIRALRVQWKPGTAEGASDDSIRAEIKSAELPMVVPHLPALAETMDFDFTFYFRSGSPLEPNSAVADVREDRATIWASAKSPIAAKQEIAATLGIPSGKVTFNVVEGGGSFGRKLFFDGALEAAIVSRACRAPVRLMWHRADEPRQGRSHPMVTARIRVAHLGDQVLGFEHRHTGVAVDFTHGLGEAITATAGKLPIAGNLSLAETIFETTQFMPYDFGVINQKLMETGAHDRFPTSAVRNVYSPDVRAANELVVDQIAKKLGKDPYEFRLAYLRKERVKRVLQKVAEAGEWGRSMPPGTAQGIAIHEEYKGVSACLVEIDCRPETVNRQVRDAVTGPLVTKVTFAIDPGLVINPRGVEAQMQGGISDGIALALTNSSHLADGRFLEASWDNSAYTRQWNTPREMRVFVMPSDNPPGGAGEAGVASAFAATACAYTRAVGKLPQYFPINHHDPLHFEPKSFIPPVPASPTDGLDHTY; the protein is encoded by the coding sequence ATGTCACAGCCAGGGACGGGAGCCCCAGCGGCAGGCATGGGCCGGCGGAAGTTCCTCGGCTACCTGATCGGCGGCACCGGGCTGGTCGCCGCCGCGAACGTGGGCCTGCTCGGCTCGCTGGGAGAGGCGAACGCGCTCACCGCGCCGGTGCCCGCAGATCTGCTGGACCTCAACGACGTGCTCACCGAGGCCGCGCTGCCGACCTCGCAGCTGATCAAGGTCGAGGTGCACGAGGACGGCACGGCGTCCTTCGAGTTGCCCCGCGCCGAAGTGGGCCAGGGCATCACCACCTCCATCGCGATGATCATCGCCGAGGAGCTGGAGCTGCCGCTGGAGAAGGTGCGCGTCACGCTGGCGCCCGCGCGGCCGGAGCTGCTGTTCAACCAGCTCACCGGCGGGTCGAACACCATCTTCGCGATGTACACGCCGGTCCGGGTGGCCGCCGCGCTGGCCAAGCAGGCGCTGCTGGAGGCCGCCGCCGTGCTGCTCGGCGACACCATCGGCAGCCTCACCGCCAAGGCCGGTGAGATCATCGGCAGCACCGGCCGGGTGCTGCCCTACGGCGAACTCGTGCCGAAGGCCGCGGTGCCGGCGACCACCGCCCGCGAGGTGGAGCTCAAGCCGGAGTCGGAGTTCCGCGTGGTCGGCACCCCGCAGAACCGCAAGGACGCCTACGCCGCGGTGACCGGGCAGAAGCAGTTCGCGATGGACCTGGAGGTCGAGGGCGCGCTGCCCGCGATGGTCTGCCGCCCGCCGACGATCGGCGGCAGCGCCGCGAGCGTGCTGAACTCCGCCGAGGTCAAGGCGATGAACGGGGTCACGCACGTCGAGATCGTGCCCAGCGGTGTCGCCGTCCGGGCGCACACCTTCGGCCAGTGCATCGACGCCATCCGCGCGCTGCGGGTGCAGTGGAAGCCCGGCACGGCCGAGGGCGCATCCGACGACTCGATCCGGGCGGAGATCAAGTCGGCGGAGCTGCCGATGGTGGTGCCGCACCTGCCGGCGCTGGCCGAGACGATGGACTTCGACTTCACCTTCTACTTCCGCAGCGGTTCACCGCTGGAGCCCAACTCCGCCGTCGCCGACGTGCGCGAGGACCGCGCCACCATCTGGGCCTCGGCGAAGTCGCCGATCGCGGCCAAGCAGGAGATCGCCGCGACGCTGGGCATCCCGAGCGGCAAGGTGACGTTCAACGTCGTCGAGGGCGGCGGTTCCTTCGGTCGCAAGCTGTTCTTCGACGGCGCGCTGGAGGCGGCGATCGTCTCGCGCGCGTGCCGGGCACCGGTCCGGCTGATGTGGCACCGCGCCGACGAGCCCCGGCAGGGGCGGTCGCACCCGATGGTGACGGCCCGGATCCGCGTCGCGCACCTCGGCGACCAGGTGCTCGGCTTCGAGCACCGGCACACCGGGGTGGCCGTCGACTTCACCCACGGGCTCGGCGAGGCGATCACCGCCACCGCCGGGAAGCTGCCGATCGCGGGCAACCTCAGCCTGGCCGAGACGATCTTCGAGACCACCCAGTTCATGCCCTACGACTTCGGCGTCATCAACCAGAAGCTGATGGAGACCGGCGCGCACGACCGGTTCCCGACCAGCGCGGTCCGCAACGTCTACTCCCCCGACGTCCGCGCCGCCAACGAGCTGGTGGTCGACCAGATCGCGAAGAAGCTGGGCAAGGACCCCTACGAGTTCCGGTTGGCCTACCTGCGCAAGGAGCGGGTCAAGCGGGTGCTGCAGAAGGTCGCCGAAGCCGGTGAGTGGGGCAGGTCGATGCCACCCGGCACGGCGCAGGGCATCGCGATCCACGAGGAGTACAAGGGCGTGTCGGCCTGCCTGGTGGAGATCGACTGCCGCCCGGAGACGGTCAACCGCCAGGTGCGCGACGCGGTGACCGGCCCGCTGGTCACCAAAGTCACCTTCGCCATCGACCCCGGCCTGGTCATCAACCCCAGGGGCGTCGAAGCGCAGATGCAGGGCGGCATCAGCGACGGCATCGCGCTGGCGCTGACCAACTCCAGCCACCTCGCCGACGGCCGCTTCCTCGAAGCCAGCTGGGACAACTCCGCCTACACGCGGCAGTGGAACACCCCGCGCGAGATGCGGGTCTTCGTGATGCCGAGCGACAACCCGCCCGGTGGCGCAGGCGAGGCGGGGGTCGCCTCCGCGTTCGCCGCGACGGCCTGCGCCTACACCAGGGCGGTCGGCAAGCTGCCGCAGTACTTCCCGATCAACCACCACGACCCGCTGCACTTCGAGCCGAAGTCGTTCATCCCGCCGGTGCCCGCCTCGCCGACCGACGGCCTGGACCACACCTACTGA
- a CDS encoding (2Fe-2S)-binding protein, which translates to MPTHTFKVNGETVTVEADDRERLLWVLRDLLGIRGPKYGCGINVCKACTSHINGKAFNPCAVPVGELSADDEVTTIEGLPATVGRELHPMQEAWLEHDVAQCGYCQPGQIMAAVAKVNQARREGREIDDALLDEIRNVCRCGTYYRIREAIKTGAERM; encoded by the coding sequence ATGCCCACCCACACCTTCAAGGTCAACGGCGAGACGGTCACGGTCGAGGCCGACGACCGGGAGCGGCTGCTCTGGGTCCTGCGCGACCTGCTCGGCATCCGCGGTCCCAAGTACGGCTGCGGCATCAACGTCTGCAAGGCGTGCACGTCGCACATCAACGGCAAGGCGTTCAACCCCTGCGCGGTCCCGGTCGGAGAGCTCTCCGCCGACGACGAGGTGACCACGATCGAGGGCCTGCCGGCGACGGTCGGCCGCGAGCTGCACCCGATGCAGGAGGCGTGGCTCGAGCACGACGTCGCGCAGTGCGGTTACTGCCAGCCCGGTCAGATCATGGCGGCGGTGGCCAAGGTGAACCAGGCCCGCCGGGAGGGCCGCGAGATCGACGACGCGCTGCTGGACGAGATCCGCAACGTCTGCCGGTGCGGCACCTACTACCGGATCCGCGAGGCGATCAAGACCGGCGCCGAGCGGATGTGA
- a CDS encoding HD domain-containing protein, which translates to MAETIAGVEIPDSRLAREATELVREAAPGLLFDHSRRVYLWGTLRGREQGLRFDAELLYVGAMFHDLGLTERYRRTDQRFEIDGADEAREFLRAHGITGEPAERVWTAIALHTTPEIPLHMAPEIALVTRGVELDVLGIGYHAVTEEQRAAVVAAHPRPDFKNRILAAFTDGIADRPETTFGNVKADVLAHCVPGFVRGDFVEVIKNSAWPE; encoded by the coding sequence ATGGCGGAAACGATCGCGGGCGTGGAGATCCCGGACAGCCGGCTGGCCCGGGAGGCCACCGAGCTGGTGCGCGAGGCCGCACCCGGGCTGCTGTTCGACCACTCCCGGCGGGTGTACCTCTGGGGCACGCTGCGCGGGCGCGAGCAGGGACTGCGGTTCGATGCCGAACTGCTCTACGTGGGCGCCATGTTCCACGACCTGGGCCTGACCGAGCGGTACCGCCGCACCGACCAGCGCTTCGAGATCGACGGCGCCGACGAGGCCCGCGAGTTCCTGCGCGCGCACGGCATCACCGGCGAGCCCGCCGAGCGGGTGTGGACGGCCATCGCCCTGCACACCACGCCGGAGATCCCGCTGCACATGGCACCGGAGATCGCGCTGGTCACCCGCGGTGTCGAACTGGACGTCCTGGGCATCGGCTACCACGCCGTCACCGAGGAGCAGCGCGCCGCCGTGGTCGCGGCGCATCCCCGGCCGGACTTCAAGAACCGGATCCTCGCGGCGTTCACCGACGGCATCGCCGACCGCCCGGAGACGACCTTCGGCAACGTCAAGGCCGACGTCCTCGCCCACTGCGTCCCCGGCTTCGTGCGCGGCGACTTCGTCGAGGTGATCAAGAACTCCGCGTGGCCGGAGTGA